A single window of Chitinophaga sp. XS-30 DNA harbors:
- a CDS encoding MauE/DoxX family redox-associated membrane protein, giving the protein MKKSISPFMQRSVYRKRKILHATLEAIIGLFILLWIYTGLNKALDLENFKVQLGRSPFIQPLAPWIALVLPVGEILLALLLVIKRTRLIALYTSFFAMALFTGYVFIMLRYSYDLPCSCGGVLEALSWENHLIFNFTGTILAAVGIFLQIGTTASKSVKSE; this is encoded by the coding sequence ATGAAGAAATCCATTTCGCCGTTCATGCAACGATCCGTTTATAGGAAAAGAAAAATTTTGCATGCTACATTGGAAGCCATAATAGGTCTATTCATTCTCTTATGGATATATACTGGCCTGAATAAGGCACTGGACTTGGAGAATTTCAAGGTTCAACTCGGACGATCACCTTTTATACAACCACTGGCACCATGGATTGCTTTAGTTCTTCCAGTTGGTGAAATACTATTGGCATTACTCCTGGTTATAAAGAGAACAAGATTGATAGCACTGTATACATCATTCTTTGCTATGGCACTCTTCACGGGTTATGTATTTATAATGCTGAGATACAGTTACGATCTTCCTTGCAGCTGCGGAGGTGTTCTAGAGGCATTGTCGTGGGAAAATCATTTGATATTTAACTTTACAGGAACTATACTGGCTGCTGTAGGAATATTCTTACAGATCGGAACTACCGCAAGTAAAAGCGTTAAATCTGAGTGA
- a CDS encoding oxidoreductase — MKTKVWFITGASKGLGLALVQKLLAAGYRVAATSRNVADLQKAVGAGPDNFLPLGMNLLDEADVEKGIQQTAAHFGQLDVIVNNAGYGLLGALEELSDAESRANFDVNVFGSLNVIRKALPILRAQQSGHIFNVSSIGGFTGAFPGFGIYCATKFAVQGLTESLATEVKPFGIHATIVSPGYFRTSFLTDNSLGVTKTEIPGYGHVREVQNAHQHSYNGNQAGDPDKAADVMIQVAEQPEPPVHLFLGADAYALAEEKISSVRKDMEQLKNLATATAYAV; from the coding sequence ATGAAAACAAAAGTATGGTTTATCACGGGGGCTTCCAAAGGATTGGGGCTTGCGCTCGTGCAAAAATTGCTCGCTGCCGGATACCGTGTAGCGGCAACATCCCGGAACGTTGCAGACCTGCAGAAAGCCGTAGGCGCGGGGCCGGACAACTTTCTTCCGCTTGGCATGAACCTGCTGGATGAAGCGGATGTGGAAAAGGGCATTCAGCAGACCGCCGCGCATTTCGGGCAGTTGGATGTGATCGTGAACAATGCCGGTTACGGATTGTTAGGTGCGCTGGAAGAACTGAGCGATGCGGAATCCAGGGCTAACTTTGATGTGAACGTATTCGGTTCCCTGAATGTAATCCGCAAGGCGCTGCCGATCCTGCGGGCGCAGCAGTCCGGGCATATATTCAATGTATCTTCTATCGGCGGTTTTACAGGGGCTTTCCCGGGATTCGGCATTTACTGCGCTACGAAATTCGCTGTGCAGGGCTTAACGGAATCCCTCGCCACCGAAGTGAAACCTTTCGGTATTCATGCCACCATCGTTTCACCCGGTTATTTCCGCACCAGTTTTCTGACGGACAATTCACTGGGCGTTACCAAAACGGAGATCCCCGGTTACGGGCATGTACGGGAAGTACAAAACGCCCATCAGCACAGTTATAACGGCAACCAGGCCGGTGATCCGGATAAGGCCGCGGATGTGATGATACAGGTGGCGGAACAGCCTGAGCCACCGGTACATCTTTTCCTCGGGGCGGATGCGTACGCGCTGGCGGAAGAAAAGATCAGTTCCGTACGGAAAGACATGGAACAGTTGAAAAACCTGGCTACAGCTACTGCCTACGCCGTATAA
- a CDS encoding SusC/RagA family TonB-linked outer membrane protein: MRRLLRLLAICSAVMLLLPDAMQAQQQKTITGTVLSDEGSPMPGVTVRIKGTTRNAQTDVRGIFTIQASSGEVLVLSFIGYADQEVTVRESSTLNITMRLSETALGEVVVTAMGIKKEKKELGYSVQDIKSDELLKNKDPNLINSLNGKIAGLSITNSGGAPGSSASIVIRGGTSLERDNQPLFIIDGMPMDNSTGQGDNSAFDGTTNLATTNSNRAMDINPEDIESISVLKGPAAAALYGLRAAAGAIIITTKKGQEGTVTGSVTSRYITNWVNRLPKQQGIYKQGSYYNGSFTDETTRSWGDKFEPGEAVYDNMGDFFETANAFDNSFSLSGGSKTGNFFLSGSNLNQSGVVPTTNFTRSTIRFNGEQKLGIVTLGVNASYSTSETQKTLTGSGLWGSSGSGYMESIIAWPRNDEMKTWLNPDGTKRLLLPDLSLDANVDNPYWILNKNPQSDQTDRFIGNIYATVKFTDWFDATYRLGVDNYVTAYSNLIAANSSVKLDWQNGMLSKTDRRYNYVNSNLMLNFHKTFNDWDASLVLGTSSEDTYLRSVSHRSENFIIPDFHTLNNANPEDKYFSENINRKRLVGVYGDLRVSYRNTIFLSVTGRNDWSSTLPVQNQSFFYPSFSGSFVFTELLPKSSILSFGKVRASWAQVGKDAPAYQTNTYLFGPEQTIGGGFRNYWTRGNDLLKPETTTSTEFGTELRFLNGRLGLDVAYYINNSKDQILQPRVSNATAYILSFVNTGEIENKGLEVTVTANPIRKKDFRWDVMLNVSGNRGKVKALPGALPILYVTDVQVGNAKAASFDGGTFMGLSGSKWQTDDDGNLLLNWDTGYPLTSTLTTTPVGNREPKLLGGLNNSFSYKSFNFSFLFDFRVGGDIYNGTEYLLTAYGLSERTANRGSEITFTGMALNPATAKYEEVTRTVVADEKYYRDILLNNAPSFIEKVNWLRLRSISLAYSLPQPALRKLPFLKGATLTASGTNVLLFTNYSGMDPETSAAGAGVIGSGSVGIDYCGVPATSGFALGLNLKF; encoded by the coding sequence ATGAGAAGACTTCTCCGGTTACTGGCGATCTGTTCGGCAGTAATGCTGTTGTTGCCGGACGCCATGCAGGCACAACAGCAAAAGACGATTACAGGAACCGTACTTTCAGATGAAGGCAGCCCTATGCCAGGTGTTACGGTAAGGATCAAAGGCACCACCAGGAACGCACAGACGGATGTACGCGGTATTTTTACCATTCAGGCCAGCAGCGGCGAAGTGCTGGTGCTTTCTTTCATCGGGTATGCAGACCAGGAGGTAACGGTGAGGGAAAGCAGTACGCTGAACATCACCATGAGGCTGTCCGAAACGGCGCTTGGCGAAGTGGTGGTAACCGCGATGGGCATCAAAAAGGAAAAGAAGGAACTGGGTTATTCCGTGCAGGACATCAAGTCGGATGAACTGCTCAAGAATAAGGACCCTAACCTGATCAATTCGCTGAACGGCAAGATCGCCGGTCTTAGCATTACCAATTCCGGTGGTGCACCGGGCAGCTCGGCCTCCATCGTTATTCGTGGCGGAACTTCCCTGGAGCGGGACAATCAGCCGCTTTTTATCATTGATGGTATGCCAATGGACAACTCTACCGGTCAGGGCGATAACAGCGCCTTTGATGGTACCACCAACCTGGCTACCACCAACAGCAACCGCGCGATGGATATCAACCCGGAAGACATTGAATCCATTTCCGTGCTGAAAGGTCCCGCTGCGGCTGCATTATACGGCCTCCGCGCAGCTGCAGGCGCTATCATCATCACCACCAAAAAAGGCCAGGAAGGTACCGTAACGGGTTCCGTCACTTCCCGCTATATCACCAACTGGGTGAACAGGCTGCCGAAACAACAAGGCATCTACAAACAAGGCTCCTATTATAACGGCAGCTTCACGGATGAAACGACCCGTTCCTGGGGCGATAAATTTGAGCCGGGAGAAGCCGTGTACGATAACATGGGCGATTTCTTCGAAACTGCCAATGCCTTCGACAACAGCTTCAGCCTCTCCGGTGGATCAAAGACAGGTAATTTCTTCCTGTCCGGCTCCAACCTCAATCAGTCCGGTGTAGTGCCCACTACTAACTTTACGCGCTCTACCATTCGCTTTAACGGGGAGCAGAAACTGGGCATCGTTACCCTGGGGGTAAATGCTTCCTATTCCACCAGTGAAACGCAGAAGACCCTGACCGGTAGTGGACTGTGGGGCTCCAGCGGCTCAGGTTACATGGAAAGCATCATCGCCTGGCCCCGTAACGATGAAATGAAAACCTGGCTGAACCCGGACGGTACGAAGCGTCTGCTCCTTCCCGATCTTTCCCTGGATGCGAATGTGGACAATCCCTACTGGATACTGAACAAGAATCCGCAATCGGACCAGACCGATCGTTTCATCGGTAATATATATGCTACTGTGAAGTTCACCGACTGGTTTGACGCTACTTACCGGTTGGGGGTAGATAATTACGTTACGGCCTACAGCAATCTGATCGCCGCCAACTCAAGTGTAAAGCTGGATTGGCAGAACGGTATGTTATCCAAAACAGATCGCCGTTACAATTATGTGAACTCCAACCTGATGCTCAATTTCCATAAAACGTTCAACGACTGGGATGCCAGCCTGGTATTGGGGACCTCATCGGAAGACACTTACCTGCGTTCCGTTTCCCATCGTTCTGAGAACTTTATCATCCCGGATTTTCACACGCTGAACAATGCCAATCCGGAAGACAAATACTTTTCAGAGAACATCAACCGGAAACGCCTTGTAGGGGTGTACGGTGATCTGCGCGTATCCTACCGCAATACCATCTTCCTGAGCGTGACGGGGCGTAATGACTGGTCGTCCACCCTGCCCGTGCAGAACCAGTCCTTCTTCTATCCCTCTTTCAGCGGCAGCTTTGTATTTACCGAGCTGTTGCCGAAGAGCAGCATCCTGTCATTCGGCAAGGTGCGCGCCTCCTGGGCGCAGGTGGGTAAGGATGCCCCGGCCTACCAGACGAATACTTATCTCTTCGGTCCGGAGCAGACCATCGGCGGCGGTTTCCGCAATTACTGGACGCGTGGTAACGATCTGCTGAAACCGGAAACCACCACATCCACGGAGTTCGGTACCGAACTGCGGTTCCTTAACGGACGGTTGGGGCTGGATGTTGCGTATTATATCAATAACAGTAAGGACCAGATCCTGCAACCCCGCGTGAGTAACGCTACCGCCTATATCCTGAGCTTTGTGAATACCGGCGAGATCGAGAACAAGGGCCTGGAAGTAACGGTAACCGCCAACCCCATCCGGAAGAAAGATTTCCGCTGGGATGTGATGCTGAATGTTTCCGGTAACCGCGGAAAAGTAAAAGCCCTGCCCGGCGCCCTGCCCATCCTGTATGTGACCGATGTGCAGGTAGGCAACGCCAAAGCTGCCTCCTTCGACGGTGGTACTTTCATGGGCCTGAGCGGCTCCAAATGGCAAACGGATGATGACGGGAACCTGCTGCTGAACTGGGATACCGGTTATCCGCTGACCTCTACGCTGACTACTACACCGGTAGGTAACCGTGAACCGAAGCTGCTCGGCGGTCTGAACAACAGCTTCTCCTACAAATCATTCAATTTTTCATTTTTGTTTGATTTCCGTGTTGGCGGAGATATATACAACGGTACCGAATACCTGCTTACCGCATATGGCCTGAGCGAAAGGACCGCGAACAGAGGTAGCGAGATCACCTTTACCGGCATGGCCCTCAACCCGGCTACCGCCAAGTATGAAGAAGTGACCAGGACGGTAGTGGCCGATGAGAAATACTACCGGGACATCCTGTTGAACAATGCGCCGTCTTTCATCGAGAAAGTGAACTGGCTGCGCCTTCGCTCCATATCACTGGCCTATTCGCTGCCTCAGCCGGCACTGCGGAAACTGCCCTTCCTGAAAGGCGCTACCCTTACCGCATCCGGTACCAATGTGCTGCTGTTCACCAACTATTCCGGTATGGACCCGGAAACCAGCGCCGCCGGAGCGGGTGTGATAGGTTCGGGATCTGTGGGCATTGACTATTGCGGTGTGCCGGCAACATCAGGCTTCGCGCTCGGTTTAAATCTCAAATTCTAA
- a CDS encoding lipopolysaccharide kinase InaA family protein: protein MSIHIDISPGYEFLRDYVEKIPQRFNSLGEVVHKTRNVIRVDMGNNVKLVIKSYRKIYLLNRFFYAHVLPSKAKRAYLYAKMLIDKGFTTPEPVAYIECIRNGLMQESFFISTYTDYTELKYIADMPPEEGGAVLKALALYTFKLHQQDIYHKDYSVGNILFKKNGDSYDFTLVDNNRMKFSRSSFAYRMKNLRRLDLPLPALAYLCQEYARLSGENELLALTTMLNYRRRRVLFAYRKGWMKGFLGGRSL, encoded by the coding sequence ATGAGCATCCATATAGATATATCGCCTGGATATGAGTTTTTGAGAGATTACGTGGAAAAGATCCCGCAAAGGTTCAATTCCCTCGGTGAAGTGGTACATAAAACCCGGAATGTGATCCGGGTGGATATGGGGAATAATGTGAAGCTGGTGATCAAATCTTACCGGAAGATCTATCTCCTGAACCGGTTCTTCTACGCCCATGTGCTGCCCTCCAAGGCCAAAAGGGCTTACCTATACGCTAAAATGCTGATAGACAAGGGCTTTACCACCCCCGAACCGGTAGCGTACATCGAATGCATCCGCAACGGCCTGATGCAGGAAAGCTTCTTCATCAGCACCTATACCGACTACACGGAGCTGAAATACATTGCCGACATGCCCCCGGAAGAAGGCGGCGCTGTACTGAAAGCGCTTGCCCTATACACCTTCAAACTGCATCAGCAGGATATCTACCACAAAGACTACTCGGTAGGTAATATCCTCTTTAAAAAGAACGGCGACAGCTACGATTTCACGCTGGTGGACAATAACCGGATGAAATTCAGCCGGAGCTCCTTCGCCTACCGGATGAAGAACCTGCGGCGGCTGGACCTGCCGCTGCCGGCGCTGGCGTATCTGTGCCAGGAGTACGCGCGGCTGAGCGGGGAGAATGAGCTGCTGGCGTTGACGACGATGTTGAATTATAGGCGGAGGAGGGTGTTGTTTGCTTATAGGAAGGGGTGGATGAAGGGGTTTTTAGGGGGTAGGAGTCTGTAA
- a CDS encoding arylsulfatase produces the protein MRIRRKPLAIVSLSAALAALAVFAGFRSAPPAAKAPRPNIIVILADDLGFSDVGCYGGEISTPNIDYLAQNGIRYTQFYNTSRCCPTRASLLTGLYNQQAGIGKMTELENQPGYQGHLAENTVTLAEVLKTAGYRTAMTGKWHVSNTFEQKTREAQMAWLNHQQEGGDFSPISQYPVSRGFDKFYGTLWGVIDFFDPFSLVNGVTPVKTLPPDYYHTDAINDTTAAYIREFAQSPDPFFIYVAHNAPHWPLHALPEDIAKYKDTYKGGWDSIREARYRKMVQLGLIDPAKTPLPKRWEDELSWENNPAKEWDAEAMAVHAAMVDRMDQGIGRIIQALRETGQLDNTLILFLSDNGASPEDCSAYGPGFDRPDETRDGRKIAYPTKKEVMPGPQTSFASIGRRWANVANTPYQYWKAESFEGGIHTPLIAHWPKGVKVKKGSFSAHTGHVMDFMRTFTELAGAEYPAHFEGRTITPSTGISLAPSFRDRKSSGHATLFNEHFGARYARSGNWKLVSAAGDSTWRLFDLATDKTELQDVAAAHPDKVRQLDSLWRQWAWSHQVFPKPGRR, from the coding sequence ATGCGCATCCGCAGAAAACCTTTAGCCATCGTTTCCCTATCCGCAGCCCTCGCCGCGCTGGCCGTATTTGCCGGGTTCCGGTCCGCCCCGCCCGCCGCAAAAGCGCCGCGTCCCAATATCATTGTCATTCTTGCGGATGACCTGGGTTTTTCAGATGTGGGCTGTTATGGCGGGGAGATCAGCACCCCGAATATCGACTACCTCGCGCAGAACGGCATCCGTTACACGCAGTTCTATAATACCTCGCGCTGCTGCCCTACCCGGGCCTCGCTGCTGACCGGCCTGTATAACCAGCAGGCAGGCATCGGCAAGATGACGGAGCTGGAGAACCAGCCCGGTTACCAGGGGCATCTGGCGGAAAACACCGTCACCCTGGCAGAAGTGCTGAAAACGGCAGGTTACCGCACGGCCATGACCGGCAAGTGGCATGTTTCCAACACCTTCGAGCAGAAAACCCGGGAAGCGCAGATGGCCTGGCTCAATCACCAGCAGGAGGGCGGAGACTTCTCCCCCATCAGCCAATATCCCGTCAGCCGCGGTTTCGATAAATTCTACGGCACCCTCTGGGGGGTGATCGATTTTTTCGACCCCTTCAGTCTGGTTAATGGCGTTACGCCGGTAAAAACCCTGCCGCCGGACTATTACCATACCGACGCCATTAACGATACTACTGCCGCCTATATCCGGGAATTCGCGCAATCCCCCGACCCGTTCTTTATCTATGTAGCCCATAACGCGCCGCACTGGCCGCTTCATGCGCTGCCGGAAGATATCGCCAAATATAAGGACACCTACAAGGGTGGCTGGGACAGCATCCGCGAGGCCCGCTACCGGAAAATGGTGCAGCTCGGGCTGATCGACCCCGCCAAAACACCGCTGCCTAAACGCTGGGAAGACGAGCTCAGCTGGGAGAACAACCCCGCGAAGGAATGGGATGCCGAAGCCATGGCCGTACATGCCGCGATGGTTGACCGGATGGACCAGGGCATCGGCCGCATCATACAGGCGCTGCGGGAAACCGGGCAGCTGGATAACACACTGATCCTCTTCCTGTCAGACAACGGTGCCAGTCCGGAAGACTGCTCCGCCTACGGCCCCGGTTTCGACCGCCCGGACGAGACCCGCGACGGCCGCAAGATCGCCTACCCAACGAAAAAAGAGGTGATGCCCGGCCCCCAGACCTCCTTTGCCTCCATCGGGCGGCGCTGGGCCAATGTCGCCAATACGCCCTACCAGTATTGGAAAGCAGAATCCTTCGAAGGCGGAATCCATACCCCGCTGATCGCCCACTGGCCGAAAGGCGTCAAAGTGAAGAAAGGCAGCTTCAGCGCCCATACCGGTCATGTGATGGACTTTATGCGCACCTTTACGGAGCTGGCCGGGGCGGAATACCCCGCTCATTTTGAGGGACGCACCATCACTCCCAGCACCGGCATCAGTCTAGCCCCATCCTTCCGCGACCGGAAAAGCAGCGGCCACGCCACCCTGTTCAACGAACATTTCGGGGCGCGCTACGCCCGTTCCGGCAACTGGAAGCTGGTATCCGCGGCCGGGGACAGCACCTGGCGGCTGTTTGACCTGGCCACCGATAAAACGGAACTGCAGGATGTCGCCGCCGCTCACCCGGATAAAGTACGGCAACTGGACAGCCTCTGGCGGCAATGGGCCTGGAGCCACCAGGTATTCCCGAAGCCCGGGCGTCGCTGA
- a CDS encoding Atu4866 domain-containing protein, producing MAALHYLIISCTLLLSCAKPRTAAISTSSTMNKYIGMWVTGDGYIRQELLPNGRYDEARGQKQSAYTGRYEINGDHIQYWDDTGFTADGTFRGNDTLHHGGYIFYREKPKQP from the coding sequence ATGGCGGCCTTACACTATCTCATCATTTCATGCACCCTGCTGCTGTCCTGCGCAAAGCCGCGGACAGCAGCTATTTCAACATCTTCCACCATGAACAAATACATCGGCATGTGGGTAACCGGGGACGGTTATATCCGGCAGGAATTGCTGCCCAATGGCCGTTATGACGAGGCACGCGGACAAAAACAAAGCGCCTATACCGGCCGGTACGAGATCAATGGCGATCACATACAGTATTGGGACGATACCGGTTTTACGGCAGACGGCACTTTCCGGGGCAATGACACCCTCCATCACGGCGGTTACATTTTTTACCGGGAAAAGCCCAAGCAACCTTAA
- a CDS encoding right-handed parallel beta-helix repeat-containing protein produces the protein MTKNRFNSSTMLGLFITLFLTFTSCTKTISEELPLETENPAKPAPDPDPNAKQYTLVPDKEGRLVIDDKAGTYKPGDIINLKGTFSAVIFTNLNGSAGRPITVRNAPGTTLRIGNPAWNSGSWATALSFRKSHHVKVEGTTQGNFVINGSTQPGRPAYFNLTLSERSDNFEISNITITNGGTGIWAKTDPVKADPLTHYPNAYMENLLIHDVSVTGTHNEAMYIGHTATYWNLTTNYSYYTLPAGAVLGQEYVQPIKWRNVKIYNNVIKNIGADGMQTAAIDQLEVYGNDITNWGMQHNPSHSGGLLIGGRVTNSNIHDNIVHDGWGELFQFFGSGENGATHIVRNNLFRDNFANDGVSFRGTDDAVVQFLNNTVARTSGVSLRINGYLGMKSSQIVNANAFIEPRTAGGSNIGDRAYIYTENEAKVTEGTGANANTKLASVSAAGVDVNNFYLPLSGSALINSGFRKK, from the coding sequence ATGACAAAAAACCGCTTCAATTCAAGCACCATGCTGGGCTTATTCATTACTTTATTCCTTACTTTCACCAGTTGCACTAAAACTATTTCCGAAGAATTGCCGTTGGAAACGGAAAACCCGGCAAAGCCTGCGCCTGACCCGGACCCGAATGCCAAACAGTACACACTGGTGCCGGACAAGGAAGGCCGCCTGGTGATCGACGATAAGGCCGGCACCTACAAGCCGGGGGATATCATCAACCTCAAAGGCACCTTTTCCGCAGTGATCTTCACAAACCTGAACGGCAGCGCGGGACGGCCTATCACGGTACGGAACGCTCCGGGTACTACCCTGCGCATCGGCAATCCTGCCTGGAACAGCGGTTCCTGGGCCACGGCGCTCAGCTTCCGCAAAAGCCACCACGTAAAAGTGGAAGGCACCACGCAGGGGAACTTTGTGATCAACGGCTCCACCCAGCCCGGCCGCCCGGCGTATTTCAACCTGACCCTCAGCGAACGTTCCGATAATTTCGAGATCAGCAATATCACCATCACCAACGGCGGCACCGGCATCTGGGCAAAAACTGATCCCGTAAAAGCAGATCCGCTGACGCATTATCCCAATGCGTATATGGAAAACCTCCTGATCCATGACGTGTCCGTCACCGGAACACATAACGAGGCCATGTACATCGGGCATACCGCCACCTACTGGAACCTGACCACCAACTATTCCTATTATACTTTGCCTGCGGGTGCGGTATTGGGACAGGAGTACGTGCAACCCATCAAATGGCGGAATGTGAAGATCTATAACAATGTCATCAAAAATATCGGTGCGGATGGTATGCAGACGGCGGCGATCGACCAGTTGGAGGTCTACGGCAACGACATCACCAACTGGGGCATGCAGCACAATCCTTCCCACAGTGGCGGCCTGCTCATCGGCGGCCGGGTGACCAACTCCAATATTCATGACAATATCGTGCATGACGGCTGGGGCGAGTTGTTCCAGTTCTTCGGCTCGGGAGAGAACGGCGCTACCCACATCGTGCGCAACAACCTCTTCCGCGATAATTTTGCGAACGACGGTGTGAGCTTCCGCGGAACGGACGATGCGGTGGTGCAGTTCCTGAACAATACCGTTGCCCGCACGTCTGGCGTGTCTTTACGGATCAATGGTTACCTGGGCATGAAATCCAGCCAGATCGTTAATGCCAATGCTTTCATCGAACCGCGTACGGCCGGTGGCAGTAACATTGGGGACCGCGCTTATATCTACACAGAAAATGAGGCGAAGGTCACCGAAGGCACCGGCGCCAATGCCAACACCAAGCTGGCGTCAGTGAGTGCTGCAGGCGTGGATGTAAATAATTTCTATCTTCCCCTGAGCGGATCGGCGCTGATCAATTCGGGCTTCCGTAAAAAATAA
- a CDS encoding DUF4197 domain-containing protein, whose product MKKRILGALTVLWLFTGCETTQQILSTLPASTGQTGSTAQIAAGLKEALTIGTQNSTGRLSSLNGFFANAALKILMPPEAKKVESTLRNVGFGSLVDKAVLAMNRGAEEAAKSATPIFVNAIRQMTITDAIGILRGGDFAATNYFKQKTTDALTTAFRPVINNALKNVDATKYWSDIFSTYNKFSSTPVNTDLTAYVTEKAIAGIFHEVGLEEQKIRQDPAARVTDLLKTVFGSPLAQTR is encoded by the coding sequence ATGAAAAAAAGGATACTCGGAGCACTCACTGTTTTATGGCTTTTTACCGGTTGTGAAACCACCCAGCAGATCCTCAGCACTCTCCCGGCCTCCACCGGGCAGACGGGCAGCACCGCACAGATAGCGGCCGGGCTGAAGGAAGCGCTGACCATCGGCACACAGAACAGTACCGGAAGGCTTTCTTCCCTGAACGGTTTTTTCGCCAATGCCGCGCTGAAGATATTGATGCCGCCTGAGGCGAAGAAAGTAGAGTCCACTTTGCGGAATGTGGGCTTCGGCAGCCTGGTGGACAAAGCTGTGCTGGCCATGAACCGGGGCGCTGAAGAGGCCGCAAAATCGGCAACCCCCATTTTCGTTAATGCCATCCGGCAAATGACCATCACCGATGCTATCGGTATCCTGCGGGGAGGGGACTTCGCCGCCACCAATTATTTCAAGCAGAAGACCACGGACGCCCTGACCACCGCTTTCCGCCCCGTGATCAACAACGCGCTCAAAAATGTAGATGCCACCAAATACTGGTCGGACATTTTCTCCACGTATAATAAATTCTCCTCCACACCGGTCAATACAGACCTCACGGCTTATGTAACGGAAAAGGCCATTGCCGGAATATTCCATGAAGTGGGACTGGAGGAACAAAAGATCCGGCAGGACCCCGCAGCCCGGGTGACAGACCTGCTGAAAACAGTATTCGGCAGCCCGCTGGCGCAGACAAGATAA
- a CDS encoding AraC family transcriptional regulator — MAKTETLEDFYRQKLNWLPENLQKDIGHFNVFRLEDCMGTDKAPVKYSRREFYKVTLMRGRHAYHYADKSVEVSGTTLLFFNPNVPYTFEQLSGDSTGFFCIFKEAFFTSHLRNNIRELPMFSPQGRPGYQLSKQQDKLVSGIFEKMLTEIASDYVYKYDLIRNYVTEMIHHAMKMQPTETLYQHVDANARITAVFTELLERQFPIESPTQRFSLRSARDFAEQLAVHVNHLNRAIRHTTGKTTTDHIFERLASEAMALLKHTNWNISEISYSLGFEEPAHFNHFFRKQTSQTPTAYRANALA; from the coding sequence ATGGCAAAAACAGAGACGCTGGAAGATTTTTACCGGCAAAAGCTCAACTGGCTGCCGGAGAACCTGCAGAAGGATATCGGGCATTTCAATGTGTTCCGGCTGGAGGATTGTATGGGAACCGACAAGGCACCCGTAAAGTACAGCCGCAGGGAGTTTTATAAAGTGACGCTGATGCGCGGGCGGCATGCCTATCACTATGCCGACAAAAGCGTTGAGGTTTCCGGCACTACCCTGCTCTTCTTCAATCCCAATGTACCATACACCTTCGAACAACTCAGCGGCGACTCCACCGGGTTCTTCTGCATTTTCAAGGAAGCCTTTTTCACCAGTCACCTGCGCAACAATATCCGGGAACTTCCGATGTTCTCCCCGCAGGGCAGGCCGGGGTATCAGTTGAGCAAGCAGCAGGACAAGCTCGTCAGCGGTATTTTCGAAAAAATGCTGACGGAGATCGCATCCGATTATGTGTATAAATATGATCTGATCCGGAATTATGTGACGGAGATGATCCATCATGCCATGAAGATGCAGCCCACGGAAACCCTTTATCAGCATGTAGACGCCAATGCGCGGATCACCGCCGTGTTCACGGAGCTGCTGGAGCGGCAGTTCCCGATAGAATCCCCCACCCAGCGGTTCTCGCTGCGTTCCGCGCGGGATTTTGCGGAGCAGCTGGCCGTGCATGTGAACCATCTCAACCGCGCCATCCGTCATACCACCGGCAAAACTACCACCGATCACATCTTTGAGCGGCTGGCCAGTGAAGCCATGGCATTGCTCAAACACACGAACTGGAACATTTCCGAGATCAGCTACAGCCTGGGATTTGAGGAGCCCGCCCACTTCAATCACTTTTTCAGGAAACAGACCAGCCAGACGCCCACCGCCTACCGGGCAAACGCCCTGGCATGA